CAGCCCCATGCCAAAGAGGGATTCCGGCTCCAGCTTGCCGTCACCCCTGGCCTCCAGCGGCGCCACCCACGCCGTGGTGACCGGCGGCACATCCTGCCCGGGAATCTCCACTGAAAACTCGGCTTCCAGAAATTTGGCGCTGGCCTGCGGCGCCGGCACCGGCACGGTTACCTGCAAGGGCTGGCCCAGCGCTGGCACGCGCACTTTCTGCCGCTGGCGCGCCACCTCCTGCCCGTCCCACGTCCGCCACACCCACGCCAGCTCGCCATCCAGCGGCTTCTCCGCCAGCGCCCGCAAAGTGGCCGTGCTCTGCCAGCGGCCCTCCTCCTCGCGGGTCTCGGCGGTGAGCAGGCACCGTTTGTCCGCCGGGCACGAGCCCTCAATGCGCACCTCCACCAGCTCCACGCTGCGCTGGTCCTGCAAGCCCCCCGCCAGCACCTGAAACGTGCCCAGCCGCAGCGGGCCGTGCATTTTGCCATCGTTCTCGCCACCGTACCATTCCCAGCCCGGGCCGGGCGGCCCGTCGGTGACATACTCCGTAATGCCATCGCCGCTGGAGGAGGGCACGCGCGTCAGCTCCTTGTGAAACGTCATGAAATGCGTGCCCAAGGTGACCCGCACCGGATGCCCCTGCAAATCGCCCCGCACACGCAGGCGCAACCGGTCCACATTCCCCAACAGCGTGCGCTCCGGCAGACCCAGCCCCATCGAGCGCGCCCCTTGCGTAAAATCCAGCGTCCACCGCCGCCCCTCCAGCCGGCTTTCCCCCCCGTTGCCCTCCACGCGCAACCGCCAGCCTTCCGCCTCGGCAAACTGATAGGCCGGCCACGAAACCCGAGCCACCAGCGACTCCGCGCTGACCAGTGCCAGCTCGTCGAAGTCCACCGCCCCCTGCCGCGTCTCGCCGTTGTCAATCAGCAGGGCCAGCAGGCGCGGCGGGCCGTGCACTTTTCCGTCATTGGCCCCGCCCCAATGACTCGCCCATTGCTCAAACACCACCGTGGCCCGCACCCACCGGCCCGCGGGACATTCCACCGGCTTTTGCAGAGTCTGGCCTGTGGTATCGGTGTAGCGGAAAACCACGCTGTGCCCCTCGGGCCGCTTGACCCAGAATTGCAGCGCGTTCAAATGGCTGGGCACGTTGGTCGGCGCCCGGAACAGTGCCGCCACATAATTGCCGCCGCCGCTGAAATCAAATTCCAGCCGCCCCCCCATTTTGCCCCCATGCGCGGCCTGCGGGGAAAAATAAAACCGGCCTTTGGCCCCGGGAAACTCCGCCCCCGGACTGAAGGACCAGCGGTTGGTGGCGCCTTCAAAATCCTCCAGCATCACCGGCGCCACCGGCGCCGCCGCCGGGGACACCCAGACCGCCAAAAAACACATCGCGCCAGCCAAGGCGCGCCAGGACAATCGAGGTGGATTTTTCATGTCAATCATTGAATCCATGCTGCCGTTTTGCCCAACACGGCTCAATGTTAAAACGCCGCGCCGGTGGTGCGTATTCAGATTTGCCAAATCCGCCAGGAAGCACACATTTAGGGACTAACCCGCCCCGTGCGGGGCGGCTGAACAGGACTCACACATGAGCAAACACACCAACACCGGCATTGCCACAGACTGCGCTCTGCACGCCTGGCCCTGCCCCTTTCGCCTCGATGGCGAACTGGCGGTCATTACTGGCGGTGGCACTGGTTTGGGGCTGGCGATGGGCCGCTGCCTCGCCGCCGCCGGCGCCCGCGTCGTCCTCGTCGGCCGCCGCGCCGCCGCGTTGGAGGCCGCCTCGCAAAGTATCGGCCCCCTAGCCAGTTTCGCGGTCCATGACGTGGACCAACTGGAGCAGGCGCCGCGTTTCATCGAGCAGGTCCAGCGCCAGCATGGCCCCATCACCATTCTCATCAACAACGCCGGCATTCACCTCAAAAAACCGGCCGTGGACACCACCGAGCAGGAATTCCTGCAAGTGCTCACCACCCATGTCCTCGGCGCTCACGCCCTCAGCCGTGCCGTCGCGCCAGCCATGATGCAACAGGGCCGCGGCAGCCTCTTGTTCATCGCCTCCATGGCCTCCCTCTTCGGCATCCCCAACGTGGTCGCCTACAGCGCCGCCAAAAGCGCCTACGTGGGCATGGTCCGCGCCCTGGCCACCGAACTCTCACCCCAGGGCATCCGCGTCAACGCCATCGCCCCGGGCTGGATTGAAACCGACATGTCCCACAAGGCCCTGGCCCAGGACCCCGCCCGCCGGCAAAAAATCCTCAGCCGCACCCCCATGGGCCGCCTCGGCCAGCCGGAAGACGTGGGCATGGCCGCCGTCTATCTCTGTTCACCAGCCGCCCGCTTTGTCACCGGCGTCATCCTTCCGGTGGACGGCGGCGCCAGCATTGGCTTTTAATCGGCTCGCATGAAACTGGGTCTTGGCCTCTATCGGCATCAGCTCGACGAAGCGCATTTCCGCTTCGCCCGCCAGTGCGGTTGCACCCACATCGTCGCCCATCTGGTGGATTATTTTCGCTCCTCCCGCAGCAACCGCCCCGGCGACCAGCCCGTGGGCGATGATTCCGGCTGGGGACTGGCGGGCGACCCCCAGCATCTGTGGACGGTGGACGAACTGCTGGACCTGCGACGCAAGGTCAACGCCGCCGGCCTGGAATTGGAGGCCATTGAAAACTTTGACCCCGCCCACTGGCACGACGTTCTCCTCGACGGCCCCCGCAAGGCCGAGCAATTGGAGAACCTGAAAACCATCATCCGCAACCTCGGCGCCGCCGGCATCCCCATCATGGGCTACAACTTCTCCATCGCCGGCGTGGCCGGGCGCGTCAAAGGCCCCTTTGCCCGCGGCGGCGCCGAAGCGGTGGGCATGGCGGGACCGGTGGACAAGCCCATGCCCAACGGCATGGTCTGGAACATGATTTATGACCCCCACGCGCCCCCCGGCGTGGTCCCCTCCGCCACCCCCGAACAGTTGTGGCAGCGCTGCCGCGATTTCTTACAGGCCGTCCTGCCCGTGGCCGAGCAGGCGGGCGTCACCCTCGCGGCGCATCCCGATGACCCGCCCCTGCCCACTGTGCGGAGCCAGCCACGGCTGGTTTATCAGCCACACTTGTACCAAAAGCTCATTGATTTGGCCCCCAGCCCGCGCAACCAGCTCGAGTTCTGCGTCGGCACCCTCGCCGAAATGACCGAGGGCGACGTGTACGAGGCCGTGGACACCTACAGCCGCCAGGGCCGCATTGCCTACGTCCACCTGCGCAACGTCCGCGGCAAAGTCCCCACCTATCAGGAAACCTTTATTGATGAGGGCGATGTGGACGTCCTGGAAGTGCTGCGCATCCTCAAACGCAACGGCTTTGCGGGCGTAATCATCCCCGACCACGCCCCCCAAATGACCTGCGCCGCCCCCTGGCACGCCGGCATGGCGTACGCCCTCGGCTATTTACAGGCCGCCCTCAAAGCCGTGTAACCGCCGGCCCCGGCTCAAACCAGTTTCCAGCCCTCGCGGTAGTTGCGCTTGAGAAACGCATTGGCCTCCGGGCAGTTGGTGAATTGGAACGCCACCGGGTCCCACAGCAATTTCGTGCGCGTCAATTCCTCCCGCAGTTGCACCCGCAGCGCCACATTGCCCAGCAGCACCGCCTCGGTCAGGGGCCCCGCAAACGCAAAATGGCTCCCCGGCGTCTTGCCGCCCTTGCAGGCCAGAATCCACTCCTGATAATGGCCCGGCGAGCGTTCAATGGTGCGCGGCGGGTCCGTGTATTCCTTCCGGCGCGCCTCCGGAAACAGGCGGTTGCCCAAAATAAACCCCTTGTCGCCCACCAGCAGCCGCCCGTTGTCGCCCATCGTGACGCCATCCGGCAGCCCCTCCGGCCGCGGTGGGCGCAACCCGCCATCGTACCAGACCAGTTTCATCGGCGGCAGATTGCCGCGCGCGGGAAATTGATAAGTGACCATCGAACCCAGCGGGTACGTCTCGGTGTTCACCCGCGTGGACGAAGCCTGCACACTGGTGGGAGCCGTCAATTTGCAGGCCCGGAAAATCGGGTCAATCGCATGGCACCCAATGTCCCCCAGCGCCCCCGTTCCAAAATCCCACCAACCCCGCCACTTGAACGGCAGGTAGGCCGGATGATACGGACGCATCGGCGCCGGCCCCACCCATAAATCCCAGTCCAAACCTTCGGGCACGGGCGGCGTCTCCTTGGGCCGTGCCACCCCCTGCGGCCAGTATTCATTGAACAACCCCTGCGAAGGGCGGTCCGTCCAGATGTGCGCCTCCAGCACGTTGCCAATCGCCCCATCCCACACAAACTCGCACAACCGCCGCGTCTCCTCGGAAGCCTGGCCCTGGTTGCCCATTTGCGTGGCCACCTTCTTCTCGCGGGCCACCTGCGCCACCATGCGCGCCTCATACACCGAATGCGTCAACGGCTTCTCGCAATAAACATGCTTGCCGCGCTGCATCGCCGCGATGCTTGCAAACGCATGCACATGGTCCGGCGTCGCCACCACCACCGCGTCTATGCTCTTGTCCATTTCCTCCAGCATCACGCGGTAATCCTTGTACTTTTTGGCCTCCGGCCACTCCTTGAACGCGCCGGCCGCCTGCCGCCAGTCCACATCGCACAACGCCACAATGTTTTCGCTTTTCATGTTGCGCAAATCACTGTGGCCCTGCCCGCCGACCCCCACCCCCGCTATGTTCAAACGATTGTTGGCGGGGGTTTGCCCGTTCAATCCCAGCACGCCCCCCGGCACCATGTTGAGCGCGGCCGTGGTAAAAAGTCCGGCCTTGAGAAATTTCCGACGATTCATTGGGTTGTTCATAGGTACAACTCTTTGGACGATGCCCCGCCGCAATTTCATCAAACCCGCGTCAAAAAAAATTCCGCCGCTTCCGGCAAGCCTGGCCCAAGCCCCCCTCCACGCCCCGCCCCCCGCCGCCATGCGCCAGACCCGGCGGTGTATTTCCTGTCCTTGACCCCGTCCCCAGACCTCTTTAGAGTCGCGCTGCTGCATGACAAAGCGAATCCAATGGTTGGGCGTGCTGGCCTGGCTGTGCTGCTGGACCGCGGCAACGGTGGAGGGCCAGGGCTTGCGACGCGATGGCATTCTGGCCATTGTGCACAATGCGGTGATTACCGCCGGCGACGTGGATTATCTAACCGAGCCGGTCATGGCGGCCCTCCGCGTCATGTACCGGGACCGCGACGAGCTGCGCCAGCGCCAGGAAAAAGCCTTCCAGGACGGCCTCGAAACCCTCATCGAACGCAAGCTCATTCTGCACGAATTCAAAACCTCCGGCCTGATGCTGCCCGAAACCGTGATTGACGAGGAAATCCGGGACCGCATCCGCCGCCGTTTCGGGGACCGCGTGCAATTGATTCAGACCCTCAAGGCCCAGGGCCGCACCTTTGAATCCTGGCGGCAGGAGGTGCGCGAGCAAATCATCGAGGAGGCCATGCGCGCCAAAAACGTCAGCCGCGCCATCCTCATTTCTCCCCACAAAATCGAATCCTACTACTCCACCAACCAGGCCCAGTACGCCCATGATGACCAGGTCAAACTCCTCATGATCCGCCTGGACGCCCGCGCCGAAGGCGTGGACTCCGCCAAAAAACGCGGCCAGGAAATCCTCCAGAAACTCAAAAATGGCCAGCCCTTCCGCGAAATGTTGATTTACAACGAGGGCGCCCAAAGCGACTGGGGCTGGGTGGACCGCAAAAGCCTCCGGCGGGGCATCACCGACCAGTTCTTTCACCTCAAGCCCGGCCAGTATTCGCCCCTGGTGGGCCGCAGCCTCGAGACCGAGGAAGAAGGATACTGGATTTATGTGTACGCCGACGACGGCAAGCTGACCCTCGCCCGGCGTTACTTGGTGCCCAAAGACGGCCAGGAAAAACTCGCCGCTGAGCATCAACCCGGCGACCCCGCCCTCAACCAGGCCCCGCCCCCGCGCGAGTTTTACCTGCTCTTTGTCGAAGAAGTGCGCAGCCGCAGCGTCCGCCCCCTGCCCGAAGTCCGCGACGAAATCGAAAAACTCCTGGTGGTGCAGGAACGAGACCGCCTCCAAAAGAAGTGGATTAACCGCTTGCGCGCCAAAACATTTGTGCAAATATTCTAGGCGGTTTGACCCTGCAAGCGTCATCCCGTCCCGGGAATCGGCCGCCGAGGGGCAGCCATAAACCATTCAACCTCGCCCTGAGTCTTTGCCCAGGCCTGTTGTATGATTGGCATCTGCATCGGGGATGTGACCGGCATCGGCCCGGAAGTCACGCTCAAAGCCCTGGCTGAGCTGGCCGCCCAGGACCAGGAGCGTTACCTCCTGCTCGGCGACCCCCACTGGCTCGAGCGCCTCAACGACCGTTTCAACATCGGCCTCCCCCTCACCCCCTACGAGGACGGCGATGCCGAGTCGCGCTTTTTGGTGCTCAACCCCCAGCCAAACAGCAGTCTGCCCGAAGACCTCTCGCCCGGCTCCCCCAAAGCCGCCTGCGCGGCGGTGGCGGCCTTGAAAGCGGCGGCAGAGCGGTGTTTGCGCCAGGAACTGGATGCCATGGTCACCGCCCCCGTCAACAAAGAGTCCATCATCCGCTGCGGCATCCCCTTCATTGGCCAGACTGAATTTCTGGCCTCCCTCGCCGGCAACTGTCCCGTCACCATGATGTTGTTGGGCGCCGATGACCGCGGGCGCTGGCTCCGCGTGGCCCTGGTCACCACCCATGTGGCCATCAAGCTGGTGCCCGAAGAAATCACCCAGCCCAAGGTCGAGCTGGCCATCAACATGGCCGTCCACGCCTGCCGCGACCTCGCCCTGCCGCGCCAGCGCATCGCCGTCTGCGGCCTCAACCCCCATGCCGGCGAAGGCGGCGAGTTCGGCGATGAAGAAATCACCACCATCCGCCCCGCCGTCCTGGCGGCGCGCAGCCGCGGCCTCGATGTCCATGGCCCCCTGGCGGCCGACACCGTGTTTTACCACGCCGCGAACGGGGCCTATGACGCCGTGGTGGCCATGTACCACGACCAGGGCTTGGGCCCGTTGAAACTGCTGGCGTTTGAGAATGGCGTGAACTGGACCCTCGGCCTGCCCTTTATTCGCACCTCCCCTGACCACGGCACCGCTTACGACCTCGCCGGCAAAGGCACTGCCAATCCCTCCAGCATGAAGGCCGCCATCACCCTCGCCCGCCAGCTTGCCGCCCGCCGCCGCTGAGCCTCACCGCCACAGCCGCGATACATCCCACCCCAGCACCAGTTGCAAACCTGCCAGGAACGTGATGGCGTACACCGCGTTCAGAAAAAATTTTTCGGACATCCGCCGATTCAGCCACACCCCCACCCACACGCCCAGCGGCACCAGCGGAAAATAATACAGCCCCGTCCGCAGCGTCTCCCACGTAATCACGTCATTCGCCACGAAAAACGGCACCTTAATCCAGTTAATCCACGTAAACACCAGCACCGTTGTGCCCACAAAAATTTCCTTCGGCAGCTTTTGCGGCACCAGAAACATCGTCACCAGCGGCCCGGCCCCGTGTGCAATCGTGGAGGTCACCCCCGCCCCAAAACCAAACGGCAACCCAATCAGCGCCGTCGGACGAAACTCGCCTTCCGCCCGAAACACCCACTCCTTGGCAAGCTGAAACAACACAAAGACCATCGCAATCACCCCAATCCAGAAATTCAACGCCCGATCCGACAAGGCCCGAAATAATTGCGACCCCACCGCCACCCCCACAATCACCCCCGGCAGCAGGCACCGCAAATTGCGTTTTTCCCATTTGCCCCAATAGTGATAAAGCGAAAAGGCATCCCCCGCGCAAAGCAGCGGCAGAATCACCCCCACCGCAAACATCGCCGGCTTGCCCCCCGCCCCAAACGCCAGCACGCACAGCGGCGTCGTCAGCATCCCCAGCCCGCCGCCAAAACCCGCCTTCGAGAGGCCAATAAACAGCACTCCCAACGCCGCCAGCATGGTTGTTTTCCACTCCAGCACGGGCGCGAATGTGACGGCGGGAGTCGGCCCATGTCCAGTTTTTTATGACCCCGGCCACCCCGCCGGGCGGCGCACGGCCATGCCGGCAAGCCCGCTGGCCCCGCTCCCCAGCCCCCGTTACCGGAAGTAACGCAGCAG
This is a stretch of genomic DNA from Fontisphaera persica. It encodes these proteins:
- a CDS encoding beta-galactosidase, which produces MKNPPRLSWRALAGAMCFLAVWVSPAAAPVAPVMLEDFEGATNRWSFSPGAEFPGAKGRFYFSPQAAHGGKMGGRLEFDFSGGGNYVAALFRAPTNVPSHLNALQFWVKRPEGHSVVFRYTDTTGQTLQKPVECPAGRWVRATVVFEQWASHWGGANDGKVHGPPRLLALLIDNGETRQGAVDFDELALVSAESLVARVSWPAYQFAEAEGWRLRVEGNGGESRLEGRRWTLDFTQGARSMGLGLPERTLLGNVDRLRLRVRGDLQGHPVRVTLGTHFMTFHKELTRVPSSSGDGITEYVTDGPPGPGWEWYGGENDGKMHGPLRLGTFQVLAGGLQDQRSVELVEVRIEGSCPADKRCLLTAETREEEGRWQSTATLRALAEKPLDGELAWVWRTWDGQEVARQRQKVRVPALGQPLQVTVPVPAPQASAKFLEAEFSVEIPGQDVPPVTTAWVAPLEARGDGKLEPESLFGMGLYLYRYGGDARGLAQMEQAAQMAREAGVKWSREEFAWSRIEPRKGEYQWKFYDDMLACAQRNGITVYAIVCYWAPWTKAYTQEGIEDYVRYLQALVKRYGKDIKQWEIWNEPNIFFWQGPKELYAELLKRSYAAIKELDPQAEVLGLSTAGIDYKFMDQMLALQAPFDILTIHPYRRVLKDTEFIADLKKASDKVRLPDGRRRPVWLTEMGWSTFTPHNTLRQDFAPTSLRAQAELIARSYLCAIVSGVEPRTFWYNFRNDGEDPIYFEHQMGIIYRDFRPKPAYRAYAVLAGLLRGKVLEGPLPMEGETLAYAFRARQGGQRVIAVWNPAREAQVNVPVNGKQVTLVNAMGESRRVVAPNGRCALSLRKGAVVYVVE
- a CDS encoding SDR family NAD(P)-dependent oxidoreductase; translation: MSKHTNTGIATDCALHAWPCPFRLDGELAVITGGGTGLGLAMGRCLAAAGARVVLVGRRAAALEAASQSIGPLASFAVHDVDQLEQAPRFIEQVQRQHGPITILINNAGIHLKKPAVDTTEQEFLQVLTTHVLGAHALSRAVAPAMMQQGRGSLLFIASMASLFGIPNVVAYSAAKSAYVGMVRALATELSPQGIRVNAIAPGWIETDMSHKALAQDPARRQKILSRTPMGRLGQPEDVGMAAVYLCSPAARFVTGVILPVDGGASIGF
- a CDS encoding mannonate dehydratase, translating into MKLGLGLYRHQLDEAHFRFARQCGCTHIVAHLVDYFRSSRSNRPGDQPVGDDSGWGLAGDPQHLWTVDELLDLRRKVNAAGLELEAIENFDPAHWHDVLLDGPRKAEQLENLKTIIRNLGAAGIPIMGYNFSIAGVAGRVKGPFARGGAEAVGMAGPVDKPMPNGMVWNMIYDPHAPPGVVPSATPEQLWQRCRDFLQAVLPVAEQAGVTLAAHPDDPPLPTVRSQPRLVYQPHLYQKLIDLAPSPRNQLEFCVGTLAEMTEGDVYEAVDTYSRQGRIAYVHLRNVRGKVPTYQETFIDEGDVDVLEVLRILKRNGFAGVIIPDHAPQMTCAAPWHAGMAYALGYLQAALKAV
- a CDS encoding Gfo/Idh/MocA family protein, whose amino-acid sequence is MNNPMNRRKFLKAGLFTTAALNMVPGGVLGLNGQTPANNRLNIAGVGVGGQGHSDLRNMKSENIVALCDVDWRQAAGAFKEWPEAKKYKDYRVMLEEMDKSIDAVVVATPDHVHAFASIAAMQRGKHVYCEKPLTHSVYEARMVAQVAREKKVATQMGNQGQASEETRRLCEFVWDGAIGNVLEAHIWTDRPSQGLFNEYWPQGVARPKETPPVPEGLDWDLWVGPAPMRPYHPAYLPFKWRGWWDFGTGALGDIGCHAIDPIFRACKLTAPTSVQASSTRVNTETYPLGSMVTYQFPARGNLPPMKLVWYDGGLRPPRPEGLPDGVTMGDNGRLLVGDKGFILGNRLFPEARRKEYTDPPRTIERSPGHYQEWILACKGGKTPGSHFAFAGPLTEAVLLGNVALRVQLREELTRTKLLWDPVAFQFTNCPEANAFLKRNYREGWKLV
- a CDS encoding peptidylprolyl isomerase, whose product is MTKRIQWLGVLAWLCCWTAATVEGQGLRRDGILAIVHNAVITAGDVDYLTEPVMAALRVMYRDRDELRQRQEKAFQDGLETLIERKLILHEFKTSGLMLPETVIDEEIRDRIRRRFGDRVQLIQTLKAQGRTFESWRQEVREQIIEEAMRAKNVSRAILISPHKIESYYSTNQAQYAHDDQVKLLMIRLDARAEGVDSAKKRGQEILQKLKNGQPFREMLIYNEGAQSDWGWVDRKSLRRGITDQFFHLKPGQYSPLVGRSLETEEEGYWIYVYADDGKLTLARRYLVPKDGQEKLAAEHQPGDPALNQAPPPREFYLLFVEEVRSRSVRPLPEVRDEIEKLLVVQERDRLQKKWINRLRAKTFVQIF
- the pdxA gene encoding 4-hydroxythreonine-4-phosphate dehydrogenase PdxA, whose protein sequence is MIGICIGDVTGIGPEVTLKALAELAAQDQERYLLLGDPHWLERLNDRFNIGLPLTPYEDGDAESRFLVLNPQPNSSLPEDLSPGSPKAACAAVAALKAAAERCLRQELDAMVTAPVNKESIIRCGIPFIGQTEFLASLAGNCPVTMMLLGADDRGRWLRVALVTTHVAIKLVPEEITQPKVELAINMAVHACRDLALPRQRIAVCGLNPHAGEGGEFGDEEITTIRPAVLAARSRGLDVHGPLAADTVFYHAANGAYDAVVAMYHDQGLGPLKLLAFENGVNWTLGLPFIRTSPDHGTAYDLAGKGTANPSSMKAAITLARQLAARRR
- a CDS encoding sulfite exporter TauE/SafE family protein, encoding MLEWKTTMLAALGVLFIGLSKAGFGGGLGMLTTPLCVLAFGAGGKPAMFAVGVILPLLCAGDAFSLYHYWGKWEKRNLRCLLPGVIVGVAVGSQLFRALSDRALNFWIGVIAMVFVLFQLAKEWVFRAEGEFRPTALIGLPFGFGAGVTSTIAHGAGPLVTMFLVPQKLPKEIFVGTTVLVFTWINWIKVPFFVANDVITWETLRTGLYYFPLVPLGVWVGVWLNRRMSEKFFLNAVYAITFLAGLQLVLGWDVSRLWR